The following are from one region of the Nocardia terpenica genome:
- a CDS encoding GTP-binding protein, giving the protein MGSALSPSERPTALPEQRTVDYVPDTVTRSVKLLVAGNFGVGKTTFVNSVSEIRPLRTEETITEASVGVDDMAGLPGKTTTTVAMDFGRITLNPQLALYLFGTPGQQRFVPLWEELARGALGALVLVDTRRIDRADEVLAVLEERGVPYAVAVNEFEGATRYPLEEIREALDLEPETPLGALDARRRSGCVHSLITLVEYLFLRSESRR; this is encoded by the coding sequence ATGGGCTCCGCGCTCTCGCCGTCTGAGCGCCCGACCGCCCTGCCCGAACAACGCACCGTCGACTACGTGCCCGACACCGTCACCCGGTCGGTGAAGCTGTTGGTGGCGGGCAATTTCGGGGTCGGCAAGACCACCTTCGTGAACAGCGTGTCGGAGATCCGGCCGCTGCGCACCGAGGAGACCATCACCGAGGCCAGCGTGGGCGTCGACGACATGGCCGGGCTGCCCGGCAAGACGACCACCACCGTGGCCATGGATTTCGGCCGCATCACGCTGAATCCGCAACTGGCGCTGTATCTGTTCGGCACCCCCGGGCAGCAGCGGTTCGTGCCGCTGTGGGAGGAGCTGGCCCGCGGGGCGCTGGGCGCGCTGGTGCTCGTCGACACCCGCCGCATCGACCGCGCCGACGAGGTGCTGGCCGTGCTGGAGGAGCGCGGCGTGCCGTATGCGGTGGCGGTCAACGAATTCGAGGGCGCCACGCGCTATCCGCTGGAGGAGATCCGCGAGGCGCTCGACCTCGAGCCGGAGACCCCGCTCGGCGCCCTGGACGCGCGCCGACGCTCCGGCTGCGTCCACTCCCTGATCACGCTCGTCGAATACCTGTTCCTGCGTTCGGAGTCGCGTCGTTGA
- a CDS encoding DUF742 domain-containing protein codes for MRHRRDPDLVRAYVRTGGRMRATRELDLVTLVVAALDPAPGMSPDARRVMGVCSRRGALSIAEVAAYLDLPPSVVKIVASDLLDSGHLVNPAPAEALPEVALLEEVLNGLRALAV; via the coding sequence ATGCGGCACCGTCGTGATCCCGACCTGGTCCGGGCGTACGTACGCACCGGCGGGCGCATGCGCGCGACCCGGGAGCTGGATCTGGTGACTCTCGTTGTGGCGGCACTGGATCCGGCGCCCGGGATGAGCCCGGACGCGCGCCGGGTCATGGGCGTGTGCAGCCGCCGCGGCGCGCTATCGATCGCCGAGGTCGCCGCCTATCTCGACCTGCCGCCGTCGGTGGTGAAGATCGTCGCCTCCGATCTCCTCGACAGCGGTCACCTCGTGAACCCGGCCCCGGCCGAAGCCCTGCCGGAGGTCGCCCTGCTGGAGGAGGTACTCAATGGGCTCCGCGCTCTCGCCGTCTGA
- a CDS encoding roadblock/LC7 domain-containing protein, whose protein sequence is MSTPGTTVADGSNKLAWMLEDLTVPGVRFAVLLSEDGLRIAHSGAIGLDDAERFAAAASGLRSLGKALGEFCGAANSVRQNMTEYDDGMIFITTAGEGALIGVSTTTDVDVSLVAHRMNELAARVGRELGSLPRHR, encoded by the coding sequence ATGAGCACACCCGGTACGACCGTGGCCGACGGCTCCAACAAGCTGGCCTGGATGCTCGAGGACCTCACGGTTCCCGGTGTCCGGTTCGCGGTCCTGTTGTCCGAGGACGGCCTGCGCATCGCGCACTCCGGTGCGATCGGCCTCGACGACGCCGAGCGGTTCGCGGCGGCCGCGTCGGGCCTGCGCTCGCTGGGCAAGGCCCTCGGCGAGTTCTGCGGTGCGGCGAATTCGGTGCGGCAGAACATGACCGAGTACGACGATGGGATGATCTTCATCACCACGGCGGGCGAGGGCGCGCTCATCGGCGTCTCCACCACCACCGATGTCGATGTCAGCCTGGTCGCCCACCGGATGAACGAGCTCGCCGCCCGCGTCGGCCGCGAGCTCGGCAGCCTGCCGCGCCACCGGTAA
- a CDS encoding sensor histidine kinase, with product MNQSTAVTITWILAAVLLAAVIAALYAASYAVRQRSRADAAERSLRMQEEELEHFASGTLPFVTETVRRADEVTELPVVSGPSRFGQLLQSVAERYAADLRQYAAEVRDQTRREADYEAQEAISRAEAEARAAARREMEASSREATSAAVRAFGTSVVSLGADVGQVVSAALREHRSDEVYATLTRIDHTVQQMIRQAQSYVIVCGGLPGRRWPQQTLTDVVGGAIGRVRDFTRVRPHQLDRVVVSRAVEPLVHTLATLVDNALRYSPPTSFVDITFQEGHHGVTIIIDDAGVRMNAEQMEEARQVLAGERVVDIHQLGPAPRVGFPGISALARRYGFSVYIDGPNAYGGMRAMVYLPEVLLADQTALSENVVPAAIPAPAAATAPAEPAPTAPAPAPAEPAEETSTVHEITPGGLPRRRRRTVAVSTLSRGPRTDTPLSRAEIASADARLTRIATAPPAADDPAFPRTDTALPRPDIAAAWHTGSQSGRAAAYETTEGMTS from the coding sequence ATGAATCAATCTACCGCCGTGACGATTACGTGGATCCTCGCCGCAGTTCTCCTGGCAGCCGTCATAGCGGCGCTGTACGCGGCCTCCTACGCGGTGCGCCAGCGCTCCCGCGCCGACGCCGCCGAGCGGTCGCTGCGCATGCAGGAAGAGGAGCTCGAGCACTTCGCCAGCGGCACACTGCCTTTCGTGACCGAGACGGTGCGCCGGGCGGACGAGGTCACCGAACTACCGGTCGTGAGCGGCCCGAGCCGGTTCGGGCAGCTGTTGCAGAGCGTCGCCGAGCGCTACGCCGCCGACCTGCGCCAGTACGCCGCCGAGGTGCGCGACCAGACCCGCCGCGAGGCCGATTACGAGGCGCAGGAGGCGATTTCGCGGGCCGAGGCCGAGGCCCGCGCCGCGGCCCGGCGCGAGATGGAGGCGTCCTCGCGCGAGGCCACCAGCGCGGCCGTGCGCGCGTTCGGCACCTCGGTGGTCAGCCTCGGCGCCGACGTCGGCCAGGTGGTGAGCGCCGCGCTGCGCGAGCATCGCAGCGACGAGGTCTACGCCACCCTCACCCGCATCGATCACACCGTGCAGCAGATGATCCGCCAGGCGCAGTCCTACGTGATCGTCTGCGGTGGCCTGCCGGGCCGCCGCTGGCCGCAGCAGACCCTCACCGACGTGGTGGGCGGCGCGATCGGCCGCGTCCGCGACTTCACCCGGGTGCGGCCCCACCAGCTCGACCGGGTGGTGGTCAGCCGGGCCGTCGAGCCGCTGGTGCACACGCTGGCCACGCTGGTGGACAACGCGCTGCGCTACTCGCCGCCGACCTCGTTCGTGGACATCACCTTCCAGGAGGGGCACCACGGTGTCACGATCATCATCGACGACGCGGGCGTGCGGATGAACGCCGAGCAGATGGAGGAGGCGCGCCAGGTGCTCGCGGGCGAGCGCGTGGTCGACATCCACCAGCTCGGGCCCGCCCCGCGCGTCGGCTTCCCCGGCATCTCCGCCCTCGCCCGCCGCTACGGATTCTCCGTCTACATCGACGGCCCCAACGCCTACGGCGGCATGCGCGCCATGGTCTACCTGCCCGAGGTGCTGCTCGCCGACCAGACCGCCCTCTCCGAGAACGTCGTGCCCGCAGCGATTCCCGCGCCCGCCGCGGCGACAGCGCCCGCCGAGCCCGCGCCGACAGCCCCGGCGCCCGCGCCCGCCGAGCCCGCGGAGGAGACCTCGACCGTGCACGAGATCACCCCCGGTGGCTTACCCCGGCGCCGCCGCCGGACCGTCGCGGTGTCCACGCTGTCGCGCGGGCCGCGCACCGATACCCCGCTGTCGCGCGCCGAGATCGCGTCGGCGGATGCTCGACTCACCCGGATCGCCACCGCTCCCCCGGCGGCCGACGACCCGGCGTTCCCTCGCACCGATACCGCACTCCCCCGCCCCGATATCGCCGCCGCCTGGCACACCGGTTCGCAGAGCGGTCGCGCCGCGGCATACGAAACGACCGAAGGGATGACATCCTGA